A single genomic interval of Heteronotia binoei isolate CCM8104 ecotype False Entrance Well chromosome 11, APGP_CSIRO_Hbin_v1, whole genome shotgun sequence harbors:
- the SNAP29 gene encoding synaptosomal-associated protein 29, producing the protein MSAHPKSYNPFDDDEDEDLKPVKWNERNDDSDDPAERQRREAADKQRHLQQEVLRRSQATVDSTHRSLSLIYESEHVGVDMSEELTRQGEALKRSERMVDKMEQDLKTSQRHINSIKSVFGGLVNYFKAKPPESKPEQNGSSDYQASNKLKEALAASKEQESKYQESHPNLRKLDDPDCSSTEASSDSSVPTDNYPKNQYLRSYHQKIDNNLDEMSSGLGRLKNLALGLQTEIEDQDEILDRLTTKVDTLDINIKSTDKRVKQL; encoded by the exons ATGTCTGCTCATCCAAAAAGCTACAATCcgtttgatgatgatgaagatgaggACTTGAAGCCAGTGAAGTGGAACGAGAGAAATGATGATTCCGATGACCCTGCTGAAAGGCAGCGCAGGGAAGCTGCAGATAAGCAGAGGCATCTACAGCAAGAAGTTCTGAGGCGATCCCAGGCCACTGTGGATAGCACTCATCGGTCACTCTCCCTCATTTATGAATCTGAACATGTTGGAGTAGACATGTCAGAG GAGCTTACACGGCAGGGTGAGGCTCTGAAACGTAGCGAGCGAATGGTGGACAAAATGGAGCAAGATTTAAAAACCAGCCAGAGACACATCAACAGCATTAAGAGTGTGTTTGGTGGCCTTGTAAATTACTTTAAAGCCAAACCACCAGAGAGCAAGCCTGAACAGAATGGATCATCTGATTACCAAGCCAGCAACAA ATTAAAAGAAGCTTTGGCAGCCAGTAAGGAACAAGAGTCAAAGTACCAGGAGAGTCATCCAAACTTAAGGAAACTGGATGATCCAG aCTGCAGTTCGACAGAAGCCAGTTCAGATTCTTCTGTCCCAACAGATAATTATCCCAAGAATCAATATCTCCGATCTTACCACCAGAAAATTGACAACAATTTAG ATGAAATGTCCTCTGGGCTGGGCCGTCTGAAGAATCTAGCACTCGGCTTGCAGACTGAAATCGAGGACCAAGATGAGATCCTGGACCGCCTCACCACAAAAGTTGATACTCTAGACATCAATATTAAAAGCACAGACAAAAGAGTCAAACAGCTTTAA